The following are from one region of the Stanieria cyanosphaera PCC 7437 genome:
- a CDS encoding glycosyltransferase family 2 protein → MNNDRKINLFIIIPVHNRKQITLACLENLKICNALQKYQVVVVDDGSSDGTTEAINDLYPSVVVLKGDGNLWWTGAINIGMKYAYQQNASHFIWLNDDCILSHNTLTYLISFVERENQRAIVGCQGIELENTTALAFGGKVKTWRGYRFIDLPFNTINTCDLLSGNLVCIPRLVVDTIGYPNPKKLPHYGGDSLYLIRAKKAGFEIFVDNRSLVYNQKQQESHLYPKNWLIAQGNAWKIIQLVFIPQSGLSWRVWLSINWEAYSYWGLIMFSKKYFFLIVITCLRFLPFQLRNYLFKNCK, encoded by the coding sequence ATGAACAATGATAGAAAAATAAATTTATTTATCATTATTCCCGTACATAATCGTAAACAAATCACACTTGCCTGTTTAGAAAATCTTAAAATTTGTAACGCTCTACAAAAATATCAAGTAGTAGTTGTAGATGATGGCTCTAGTGATGGAACTACAGAAGCAATAAATGATTTATATCCGAGTGTAGTTGTTTTAAAAGGTGATGGTAATTTATGGTGGACGGGCGCAATTAATATAGGAATGAAATATGCGTATCAACAAAACGCAAGTCATTTTATTTGGCTAAATGATGATTGCATATTGTCCCATAATACTTTGACTTACTTAATTAGTTTTGTTGAACGAGAAAATCAAAGAGCTATTGTTGGCTGTCAAGGTATTGAATTAGAAAATACGACAGCTTTAGCTTTTGGTGGTAAAGTAAAAACCTGGCGAGGCTATCGATTTATTGATTTGCCTTTCAACACAATAAATACTTGTGATTTACTTAGTGGTAATTTAGTTTGTATTCCTCGATTAGTAGTTGACACTATTGGCTATCCAAATCCAAAAAAATTACCTCATTATGGAGGAGATTCTTTATATTTAATTCGTGCTAAAAAAGCAGGTTTTGAAATATTTGTAGATAATAGAAGTTTAGTTTATAACCAAAAACAACAAGAATCTCATTTATATCCAAAAAATTGGCTAATTGCACAAGGTAATGCTTGGAAAATAATTCAACTAGTTTTTATTCCTCAGTCTGGATTAAGTTGGCGAGTATGGTTAAGTATTAATTGGGAAGCATATTCTTACTGGGGTTTAATTATGTTTTCAAAAAAATATTTTTTTTTAATTGTAATTACTTGTTTAAGATTTTTACCTTTCCAATTGAGAAATTATTTATTTAAAAATTGTAAGTAG
- a CDS encoding glycosyltransferase family 2 protein: MVCDGSHHQPTIDVCKELQKNTQIQLLWRDTNGGTSVARNDGFEAAKGEILVPLDADDILPKNSLSLILQTFEKHPDAGFVYGSYLKQYQAGVEGKIINPGKINLKSMLQAKPFTLSTNWKLLGTTPLRKSLWQSVGGYDCDFGIKDLHDVEFWMRAFASGCSYYQIPDVIYIWRKYLGNNSSKVTPLSWYRIAQKHFLIYQNLGLEYRAYELLLLGSKWLNQSGDIQIFSEQLRQFIFRGNFQLSTLIAFGVSPSLFRLIAKCASQRR; this comes from the coding sequence ATTGTTTGTGACGGATCACATCATCAACCGACTATTGATGTATGTAAAGAATTGCAGAAAAATACTCAAATTCAATTACTATGGCGTGATACCAACGGAGGAACGTCAGTAGCTAGAAATGATGGGTTTGAAGCTGCAAAAGGAGAAATTTTAGTACCGCTTGACGCAGATGATATTTTACCTAAAAATTCTTTAAGTTTGATTTTACAAACTTTTGAAAAGCATCCAGATGCAGGTTTTGTTTATGGAAGCTATTTAAAACAATATCAGGCAGGAGTTGAAGGAAAAATAATTAATCCTGGTAAGATTAATTTAAAATCAATGCTCCAAGCTAAACCATTTACTTTAAGTACCAATTGGAAATTATTAGGTACAACTCCATTACGTAAATCATTATGGCAATCAGTAGGGGGTTATGATTGTGATTTTGGCATTAAAGATTTACATGATGTTGAATTTTGGATGAGAGCATTTGCTTCTGGATGTAGTTATTATCAAATTCCTGACGTTATTTATATTTGGCGTAAATATTTAGGCAATAATAGCAGTAAAGTTACTCCTCTTTCTTGGTATCGTATTGCTCAAAAACATTTTTTAATATATCAAAACTTAGGTTTAGAGTATCGTGCTTATGAGCTTTTACTTTTAGGGAGTAAATGGCTAAATCAATCAGGAGATATACAAATTTTTTCTGAACAATTAAGGCAATTTATATTTAGAGGAAATTTTCAATTATCTACCTTAATTGCTTTTGGAGTTTCCCCGAGTTTATTTCGATTAATAGCTAAATGTGCTAGTCAAAGACGTTAA
- a CDS encoding P-loop NTPase family protein, with protein MNKIVIFGNSGSGKSTMALALKQNYELAHLDLDTLAWEVENPTVRRNMEDSLKDLSEFIKTNDNWVIEGCYSSLLTEAIRHCTKLIFLNPGIDTCVQNCLARPWESHKYPSPEAQHENLTMLLDWVKEYETRDDEFSLQSHRQLFEEFAGEKIEYLSNQRSL; from the coding sequence GTGAATAAAATAGTAATTTTTGGTAATTCTGGTTCAGGAAAATCGACGATGGCATTAGCTTTGAAGCAGAATTACGAATTAGCACATCTCGATCTAGATACTTTAGCCTGGGAAGTAGAAAATCCTACTGTCAGGAGAAACATGGAAGATAGTTTAAAAGATTTATCTGAATTTATTAAAACTAATGACAATTGGGTAATTGAAGGTTGTTATTCCAGCTTGTTAACAGAAGCTATTCGTCATTGTACTAAGTTGATTTTTCTTAATCCTGGGATTGATACCTGCGTGCAAAACTGTCTTGCTCGTCCCTGGGAATCTCATAAATATCCTTCTCCAGAGGCTCAGCATGAAAATCTAACCATGTTGCTCGATTGGGTAAAAGAATACGAGACAAGAGATGATGAATTTTCTCTTCAAAGTCATCGGCAATTATTTGAAGAATTTGCAGGAGAAAAAATTGAATATTTATCTAATCAAAGAAGTTTATAA
- a CDS encoding O-antigen ligase family protein, whose amino-acid sequence MATITSQGSTISLAKIFGLFTVCFYVLFTLLADSHSLMVLYPVVLLWQIGLMLPILWLLMLVWQGKKLALGNHLDWLVGLGLIAVVISTVFAQFKSQAIWYGWAAFGLIAVIYLVNYYGATPQNRFRFLVKQGYLNLALIIVSLCLWFTQTLLPELARLQQLKQSGINLAFDFSTIELRNWSPFGHQNYVAGYLVLALPLLIGLTILATDWRRWLWLSGCILGLLDLYTTSSRGGWLAVIATFVIGLLILLCFSPLPRLWLVLGGIGSLIGLSLVILANNRFNNLIMAVIKGQGGSELAYRTINAVIGWRMGISHLWTGVGLGNVALLYQRYRPTWAGRESELAFQLHSTPVQLWAEIGIWSVVLEVGTSAFLGFFLFKLLREGNNLVTSDRILSWCLYASLFAYGVMSLTDYQLDNMAISGTLVLFGGILAAIWRSNSSWQRQLKKVQSSLSLVGLGITLAVIIWLFPVHRAWQLSSQGFMALNQGDKNTFIEKLTKANQLAPWEPYYSAQLGWNLGEFALASSNVEEKQQLSLAAIEWLQKSITASPYSEFGYSNLGWLVLNSNPSAATQAFVKSAELIPAKRGVFYGLGVSLLVQRQIDLATEAFTLEILRDPVFVTSPVWQSPLLRQIYPLVLNRLETKYSELIKQNSDNSFWHLCRGSLYWWEGNLAAAKQDWQPLANPLTEILLEIDSDSELKAKINALPKSSTQLLLKAWFEPENRPQLLQQAWLLHKDHMPSSLHQELLISMAQANSLREWLIIKNPIIPYRRERSGFGVVSRHIDGTIPNDFLVVVDHIAIATWFESIFPSPIYFPDLDRILQTQRDTLLKTILASK is encoded by the coding sequence ATGGCTACTATAACTTCTCAAGGCTCTACCATTTCGTTAGCAAAGATTTTTGGATTATTTACTGTTTGCTTTTATGTTTTATTTACTTTATTAGCTGATAGCCATAGTTTAATGGTTCTTTATCCTGTGGTTTTGCTTTGGCAAATAGGTTTGATGCTGCCTATTTTGTGGTTACTCATGCTAGTTTGGCAGGGAAAAAAATTAGCTTTAGGTAATCATTTAGATTGGCTAGTTGGATTGGGTTTAATTGCTGTGGTTATTTCTACAGTTTTTGCTCAATTTAAATCACAAGCAATTTGGTATGGTTGGGCAGCTTTTGGTTTAATTGCTGTTATTTATTTAGTTAATTATTATGGTGCTACTCCGCAAAATAGATTTCGATTTTTAGTTAAACAAGGATATTTAAATTTAGCTTTAATTATTGTTAGTTTATGTTTGTGGTTTACTCAAACATTACTACCAGAGTTAGCTCGTTTGCAACAACTGAAACAATCGGGAATTAATTTAGCTTTTGATTTTTCAACTATAGAATTACGGAATTGGTCACCTTTTGGACATCAAAACTATGTCGCTGGTTATTTAGTTTTAGCTTTACCTTTATTAATTGGTTTGACTATTTTGGCAACAGATTGGCGACGTTGGTTGTGGTTGAGTGGATGTATTTTAGGATTACTCGATCTTTATACTACTAGTTCACGGGGTGGTTGGTTAGCGGTAATTGCAACTTTTGTGATTGGTTTATTAATTCTCTTGTGTTTTAGTCCTTTACCTCGTCTTTGGCTAGTTTTGGGAGGAATAGGTAGTTTGATTGGGCTTAGTTTGGTGATTTTAGCTAATAATCGTTTCAATAATTTGATTATGGCAGTCATTAAAGGACAAGGAGGATCAGAATTGGCTTATCGCACTATCAATGCGGTAATCGGTTGGCGGATGGGAATTAGTCACCTTTGGACTGGAGTAGGATTGGGTAATGTTGCTTTACTTTATCAAAGGTATCGTCCTACTTGGGCAGGAAGAGAATCAGAATTAGCATTTCAATTACATAGTACTCCTGTTCAGCTTTGGGCTGAAATTGGTATTTGGAGTGTAGTGTTAGAAGTAGGCACGAGCGCATTTTTGGGGTTTTTCTTATTCAAATTGTTGCGTGAGGGCAATAATTTAGTTACAAGCGATCGCATTTTGAGTTGGTGTCTTTATGCTAGTTTGTTTGCTTACGGGGTAATGAGTCTGACTGATTATCAGTTAGATAATATGGCAATTAGCGGTACTTTAGTTTTATTTGGGGGTATTTTAGCTGCTATTTGGCGGTCAAACTCTTCTTGGCAACGGCAATTAAAAAAAGTTCAATCCAGTTTGAGTTTAGTAGGATTAGGAATTACTTTGGCTGTAATAATTTGGTTGTTTCCTGTACATCGTGCTTGGCAACTTTCTAGTCAAGGTTTTATGGCACTCAATCAAGGAGACAAAAATACTTTTATTGAAAAATTAACAAAAGCTAATCAGTTAGCACCTTGGGAACCTTATTATTCCGCTCAACTTGGTTGGAATTTGGGTGAATTTGCGCTAGCAAGTAGTAATGTAGAGGAAAAACAGCAATTATCTCTAGCAGCAATTGAATGGTTGCAAAAATCAATCACTGCATCACCTTATTCAGAATTTGGTTATAGTAATCTTGGTTGGTTAGTTTTAAATAGTAATCCTTCAGCAGCAACTCAAGCCTTTGTTAAATCAGCAGAATTGATTCCAGCTAAACGCGGTGTTTTCTACGGTTTGGGAGTTAGTTTATTAGTGCAAAGACAAATAGATTTAGCTACAGAAGCCTTTACTTTAGAAATTTTACGTGATCCTGTGTTTGTTACTAGCCCTGTTTGGCAATCTCCTTTGCTAAGACAAATTTATCCTTTAGTTTTAAATCGCTTAGAAACTAAATATAGTGAATTGATTAAACAAAATTCTGACAATTCCTTTTGGCATCTTTGTCGAGGTAGTTTGTATTGGTGGGAAGGAAATTTAGCAGCAGCAAAACAAGATTGGCAACCTTTAGCTAATCCTTTAACAGAAATATTGCTTGAAATTGATTCTGATTCAGAATTAAAAGCTAAAATCAATGCTTTACCAAAATCATCAACTCAATTACTCCTTAAAGCTTGGTTTGAGCCAGAAAATCGACCTCAATTACTCCAACAAGCATGGTTGCTACACAAAGATCATATGCCTTCTTCTTTACATCAGGAGTTATTAATCTCAATGGCACAAGCAAATAGCTTGAGAGAATGGTTAATTATCAAAAATCCTATTATTCCATATCGTCGAGAACGTTCAGGATTTGGTGTAGTTAGTCGTCATATTGATGGCACTATCCCTAATGATTTTTTAGTAGTAGTTGATCATATCGCGATCGCAACTTGGTTTGAAAGTATCTTTCCTTCACCAATTTACTTTCCTGATCTTGATCGCATTTTACAAACGCAACGCGATACTTTATTAAAAACTATCTTGGCAAGCAAATAA
- a CDS encoding type II toxin-antitoxin system Phd/YefM family antitoxin, with protein MEIVNIHQAKTQLSKLLTRVALGEEFVIANRGVPVAKLSPYQKTITTPRTPGRLAGQIEIAENFDEVDEHILRLFEGEEA; from the coding sequence ATGGAAATCGTTAATATTCACCAAGCTAAAACTCAGTTGTCCAAACTGCTGACACGGGTAGCGTTAGGAGAAGAATTTGTTATTGCTAATCGAGGAGTACCCGTAGCAAAACTTTCTCCTTATCAAAAAACTATTACTACTCCTCGAACGCCAGGAAGACTAGCAGGTCAAATTGAAATTGCCGAAAATTTTGACGAAGTAGACGAACATATCCTTCGTTTATTTGAAGGAGAAGAAGCTTGA
- a CDS encoding dipeptide ABC transporter ATP-binding protein has product MTLLEVNNLRVAYPRKSQSETIWAVDDVSFSLNPGEKLGLVGESGCGKSTIGRAIMRLLPDGSSTEGTVNFNHKSVFDLNPRQLRQFRGEVVALVFQDPMTRLDPLMTIGDHCLETLKAHQPNLSHREAKQKAIEALDAVRIPANRWGQYPHEFSGGMRQRVAIALALLLNPKMIVADEPTTSLDVTVSAEILTELTRLCKERSMALLLISHDLAMIGEYCDRVAVMYNGKMVESGAVKSILHHPQHEYTQSLLEAALHLQAVEANGDSSKLNHPQPILRLKDLKQHFTLESNFVQQLFSQQKNVIKAVDGINFDLYPGETLGLVGESGCGKSTLSRTILQLIKPTSGSVEFMGEDLTKLSRSQMRQKRRQLQMIFQDPHACLNPLMTVGDSIADPLLIHKLATPAEAKQKVAMMLQKVGLTPVEQYYHRYPSELSGGQQQRVAIARALITNPQLVICDEPVSMLDATVQTQVLELMLALKAEFNLTYLFITHDLWVARFFCDRIAVMNGGQIVELDSKEKIFTSPKHPYTQKLLSAAPLLVS; this is encoded by the coding sequence ATGACTCTACTGGAAGTTAACAATCTCAGAGTTGCTTATCCCCGCAAATCTCAATCTGAAACTATTTGGGCTGTTGATGATGTCTCATTTTCTCTCAATCCTGGGGAAAAATTGGGTTTAGTCGGAGAGTCTGGCTGTGGGAAGTCTACTATTGGTAGGGCAATTATGCGGTTGTTACCTGATGGTAGCAGCACTGAAGGAACAGTAAACTTTAATCATAAGTCGGTTTTTGACTTAAATCCCCGTCAATTACGTCAATTTCGTGGTGAAGTCGTGGCTTTAGTCTTTCAGGATCCGATGACGCGTCTCGATCCTTTAATGACAATTGGCGATCATTGTTTGGAAACTTTAAAAGCACATCAACCAAATTTATCTCATCGTGAAGCGAAACAAAAAGCAATTGAAGCTTTAGATGCGGTGAGGATACCTGCTAATCGTTGGGGACAATATCCCCATGAATTTAGTGGTGGAATGCGTCAGAGAGTTGCGATCGCTCTTGCTTTACTTCTCAATCCTAAAATGATTGTTGCCGATGAACCTACTACTAGTCTTGATGTGACTGTTTCGGCAGAGATTTTAACGGAATTGACTCGTTTATGTAAGGAAAGGTCAATGGCTTTATTATTAATTTCCCACGATTTGGCGATGATTGGGGAATATTGCGATCGCGTGGCGGTTATGTATAACGGTAAGATGGTTGAGTCTGGTGCAGTTAAATCGATTCTTCATCATCCTCAACACGAATATACCCAGTCTTTATTAGAAGCAGCGTTGCATTTACAAGCTGTAGAGGCGAATGGTGATTCGTCCAAATTAAATCATCCCCAACCCATCCTACGGCTAAAAGATTTAAAACAGCATTTCACTTTAGAAAGTAATTTCGTTCAGCAATTATTTTCTCAACAAAAGAATGTTATTAAGGCTGTAGATGGAATTAATTTCGATCTCTATCCAGGCGAAACTTTAGGATTAGTCGGAGAATCTGGTTGTGGTAAAAGTACTCTTTCCCGCACGATTTTGCAGCTAATTAAACCCACTAGCGGATCGGTAGAATTTATGGGAGAAGATTTGACTAAACTATCACGATCGCAAATGCGTCAAAAACGCCGTCAACTGCAAATGATTTTTCAAGATCCCCACGCTTGTCTCAATCCTTTAATGACTGTAGGAGATAGTATCGCCGATCCTTTATTAATTCATAAACTAGCTACACCTGCCGAAGCGAAGCAAAAAGTAGCTATGATGCTTCAAAAAGTGGGTTTAACTCCAGTAGAACAATATTATCATCGTTATCCGAGCGAATTATCAGGAGGACAACAACAACGAGTTGCGATCGCTCGTGCTTTGATTACTAATCCTCAGTTAGTTATTTGCGACGAACCCGTCAGTATGTTGGATGCGACAGTACAAACCCAAGTATTAGAGTTAATGTTGGCATTAAAAGCAGAATTTAACCTTACTTACCTCTTTATCACTCACGATCTTTGGGTTGCTCGATTTTTCTGCGATCGCATTGCGGTAATGAATGGGGGTCAAATTGTCGAGTTAGATAGTAAGGAAAAGATTTTTACTTCACCCAAGCATCCTTATACCCAAAAGTTGTTATCCGCAGCACCGTTACTGGTTTCTTAA
- a CDS encoding type II toxin-antitoxin system VapC family toxin, protein MKLLLDTHCWLWWLNEPQKLTSSMQQAICDSENELFLSVASIWEIAIKVAIGKLTIPQPLSQLVTEQLPLDGINTLDIRMIHVLKIEELPLHHQDPFDRILIAQAICENLTIMTCDRKFVAYPVSLKK, encoded by the coding sequence TTGAAACTTCTTTTGGATACTCATTGCTGGTTATGGTGGTTGAATGAACCGCAAAAATTAACCTCTTCGATGCAACAAGCCATCTGCGATTCTGAAAATGAATTATTTCTTTCTGTAGCAAGTATTTGGGAAATTGCCATTAAGGTAGCTATTGGCAAACTTACAATTCCCCAACCTTTATCTCAATTAGTTACCGAACAATTACCGCTAGACGGTATCAACACTCTCGATATCCGAATGATTCACGTTCTCAAGATTGAAGAGTTACCACTTCATCATCAAGATCCTTTTGATCGCATTTTAATAGCACAAGCAATTTGTGAAAATCTGACTATTATGACTTGCGATCGCAAATTTGTTGCTTATCCAGTTTCTCTTAAAAAATAA
- a CDS encoding styrene monooxygenase/indole monooxygenase family protein — translation MRHIGIIGAGQAGLYLGFSLIEAGYRVTLFAERSPEEIFNSQPSALAVLFSDALELERNLGLDFWSDEFDGCEQFLCQAYDSEGNLLLKFSSAIEKPWQAIDQRLKFSLWMQEFVRRGGELIVKTVTIADLEECAKKYDLVVVAGGRGEISRLFERDKKKSIHNQPKRHLAGIIIKNHSVSQKTFKLANLPGIGEIIQTTFFHKYQIPTTAIGFEAYPGGMMDRFSQVQNGQELLAIAKETIKQFLPGDYELIKDSELADPQGWLRGAVTPTVRKPVAYLPSGAMVMGIGDAVILNDPICGQGANSATKMSKLVTQRIIEVGQGSFEPTWIEAVFEEFWQYSQYVNAYADCLLEPPAHLPKILMAMAENPAIVTDYLNGVNHPPALSPWFFKPDAAEQYLAKKNLLI, via the coding sequence ATGCGACACATTGGTATTATTGGTGCTGGTCAAGCTGGTTTATACTTAGGTTTTAGTTTAATTGAAGCAGGTTATCGAGTCACTCTGTTTGCTGAACGTTCTCCTGAAGAAATTTTTAATAGTCAACCTTCTGCATTGGCAGTATTGTTTTCTGATGCGCTGGAATTAGAACGTAATTTGGGACTTGATTTTTGGAGTGATGAGTTTGATGGTTGCGAACAATTCCTTTGTCAAGCATACGATTCTGAAGGAAATTTACTCTTAAAATTCTCTTCTGCTATAGAAAAACCTTGGCAAGCGATCGATCAACGTCTCAAATTTTCGCTGTGGATGCAAGAGTTTGTTCGTCGAGGTGGTGAACTAATTGTAAAAACTGTCACCATAGCTGATTTAGAAGAATGTGCTAAAAAGTATGATTTAGTCGTCGTAGCTGGTGGAAGAGGAGAAATTTCTAGATTATTTGAACGAGATAAAAAAAAATCAATCCATAACCAACCAAAAAGACATTTAGCAGGAATAATTATTAAAAACCATTCAGTTTCCCAGAAAACTTTTAAACTAGCTAATCTTCCTGGTATTGGCGAGATTATTCAAACTACTTTTTTCCACAAGTATCAAATTCCTACTACTGCGATCGGTTTTGAAGCCTATCCAGGCGGTATGATGGATCGTTTTAGTCAAGTACAAAATGGTCAAGAACTTTTAGCGATCGCTAAAGAAACTATCAAACAGTTTTTACCTGGAGACTACGAATTAATTAAGGATAGCGAACTTGCCGATCCACAAGGTTGGTTACGTGGCGCAGTTACTCCTACTGTTCGTAAACCAGTTGCTTATTTACCTTCTGGTGCAATGGTGATGGGAATTGGTGATGCGGTGATTCTTAATGATCCTATCTGCGGACAAGGAGCAAATAGTGCTACAAAAATGTCTAAATTAGTTACACAAAGAATTATTGAGGTTGGTCAAGGTAGCTTTGAACCTACTTGGATAGAAGCAGTTTTTGAAGAATTTTGGCAATATTCCCAATACGTTAATGCTTATGCAGATTGTTTACTAGAACCTCCTGCCCATTTACCAAAGATTTTGATGGCAATGGCAGAAAATCCAGCCATAGTTACAGATTATCTCAACGGAGTTAATCATCCTCCCGCATTATCCCCTTGGTTTTTTAAACCAGACGCAGCAGAACAATATCTAGCTAAGAAAAATTTGTTAATTTAG
- a CDS encoding glycosyltransferase family 2 protein, with the protein MNVAVKEPVYIIIPIHNRKQISLKCLENLNQCGDLQRYHVVVVDDGSTDGTTEAINCLYPDVIVLPGDGNLWWTGAIKKGMEYSYQQGAEYFIWLNDDTLSNKGAIQSLVSVCSLSPNKIVSGQCYATTELKMPTYGGQRKKGLSLNLLYAPQTEVIKCDCMSGNFVCLPRSIIEKIDFPPNEKFPHCLADIVYTWEAKKAGYQLEVLGCAIAVCEFNPLFEGWSSNPIPMKEHWKIINSPKSNLYPPAYWFYSQTFYGWMGIIIFIQGYFRLLLFTIARLILPLYFLKKLKICKNKIITNYKKKLNEQ; encoded by the coding sequence ATGAATGTAGCGGTAAAAGAACCAGTCTACATAATTATTCCCATCCATAATCGCAAACAGATTAGCTTAAAGTGTCTGGAAAATCTGAATCAGTGTGGCGATTTACAACGATATCACGTAGTAGTGGTTGATGATGGTTCTACTGATGGAACTACAGAAGCAATTAATTGTCTTTATCCTGATGTAATTGTACTTCCTGGCGATGGTAATTTATGGTGGACAGGTGCAATTAAAAAGGGGATGGAATATTCTTACCAGCAAGGTGCAGAGTATTTTATTTGGTTAAATGATGATACTTTATCGAATAAAGGTGCAATTCAATCTCTAGTTTCAGTTTGTTCTTTGTCTCCTAACAAAATTGTTAGTGGACAATGTTATGCTACAACTGAGTTAAAAATGCCTACTTATGGAGGACAAAGAAAAAAAGGTCTTTCTTTAAATTTGTTATATGCTCCTCAAACAGAAGTAATTAAGTGTGACTGTATGAGTGGTAATTTTGTATGTTTACCACGCTCAATTATTGAAAAAATTGATTTTCCCCCTAATGAGAAATTTCCTCATTGTCTGGCAGATATAGTCTATACTTGGGAAGCGAAAAAAGCTGGTTATCAATTAGAAGTTTTAGGTTGTGCAATTGCCGTTTGTGAGTTTAATCCTCTTTTTGAAGGTTGGTCATCTAATCCTATTCCAATGAAAGAACACTGGAAAATAATAAACTCTCCTAAATCTAATTTGTATCCTCCAGCTTATTGGTTTTATAGTCAAACTTTTTATGGGTGGATGGGAATTATTATTTTCATTCAAGGATATTTTCGTTTACTTTTATTTACGATCGCGCGTTTAATTTTGCCTTTATATTTTCTAAAAAAATTAAAGATTTGTAAAAATAAAATAATTACTAATTATAAAAAAAAATTAAATGAACAATGA
- a CDS encoding Gfo/Idh/MocA family protein, with protein MKIGVAVLGVGRWGVHFVRNMSQHSQVELVAIADPHPSQLNYCVQQFGIDPTKVTLATDWETIRELDNLHAIVVATPASTHYDLIYDALSRGYHVLAEKPLTLNPEQCLELTKLATSKQLQLLVDHTYLFNSVVQKGQQVIQSGKLGQLRYGYATRTHLGPVRQDVDALWDLAIHDIAIFNHWLGQTPIKVQARGKVWLQPEHQMIISNQVGLADLVWLTLFYPDGFEANIHLCWLNPDKQRRLCVVGNEGTLIFDEMSQATPLTIQQGYFAQEGDKFIPQGQNCQIIATEPAEPLSQVCDRFITDILKGSSSTLSSGWVGTQLVQILTGLTRSLEQQGEIIALPTFSS; from the coding sequence ATGAAAATCGGAGTGGCTGTCCTAGGGGTAGGACGTTGGGGAGTGCATTTTGTCAGGAATATGTCTCAACATTCTCAAGTAGAATTAGTTGCGATCGCAGACCCTCATCCTAGTCAATTAAATTACTGTGTCCAACAGTTTGGCATCGATCCAACCAAAGTAACTTTAGCGACTGACTGGGAAACTATCCGAGAATTAGACAATCTTCATGCCATAGTGGTGGCTACCCCTGCGTCTACACATTACGACCTGATTTATGATGCTCTTTCCAGAGGTTATCATGTTCTAGCCGAAAAACCCCTTACTCTCAATCCTGAACAATGTCTGGAACTAACCAAATTAGCTACATCCAAACAGTTACAATTGTTAGTCGATCATACTTATTTATTTAATTCAGTCGTTCAAAAAGGTCAACAAGTAATTCAATCAGGTAAATTAGGTCAATTACGCTACGGCTATGCCACTCGTACTCATTTAGGACCCGTCCGTCAAGATGTTGATGCCCTTTGGGATTTAGCTATTCATGACATTGCAATTTTTAATCATTGGTTAGGACAAACTCCAATCAAAGTTCAAGCTAGAGGAAAAGTTTGGTTACAACCAGAACATCAAATGATTATTTCTAACCAGGTTGGGTTAGCGGATTTAGTTTGGTTGACTCTGTTTTATCCTGACGGTTTTGAGGCAAATATTCATCTGTGTTGGTTAAATCCTGATAAACAAAGAAGACTATGTGTAGTTGGTAATGAAGGTACTTTAATTTTTGATGAAATGTCCCAAGCAACACCTTTAACGATCCAACAAGGTTATTTTGCTCAAGAAGGCGATAAATTTATTCCTCAAGGACAAAATTGCCAAATTATTGCCACCGAACCAGCCGAACCCCTTTCTCAAGTATGCGATCGCTTTATTACTGATATTCTCAAGGGTAGTAGTTCCACTCTCTCCTCTGGTTGGGTAGGAACACAATTAGTGCAAATTTTGACTGGTTTGACTCGTTCTTTAGAACAACAAGGGGAAATTATTGCTCTACCTACTTTTAGTTCCTAG